In a single window of the Streptomyces sp. NBC_00353 genome:
- the pgm gene encoding phosphoglucomutase (alpha-D-glucose-1,6-bisphosphate-dependent), with translation MPHERAGQQARPEDLTDVARLVTAYYTLHPDPAEPDQRVAFGTSGHRGSSTATAFNEDHIAATSQAISEYRASQGTDGPLFLGADTHALSEPARVTAIEVFAANDVTVLIDSADGYTPTPAVSHAILTHNRGRTSGLADGVVVTPSHNPPGDGGFKYNPPNGGPAGSEATGWIQERANEIIAAGMKDVRRLPYVRALAAPTTSTYDFLGSYVADLPSVLDLDAVRAAGVRIGADPLGGASVAYWGRIAEQHRLDLTVVNPLTDPTWRFMSLDWDGKIRMDCSSPYAMASLIEQRDRYQIATGNDADADRHGIVTPDAGLMNPNHYLSVAINYLFAHRAQWPAAAGVGKTLVSSGMIDRVAADLGRQLVEVPVGFKWFVDGLVDGSFGFGGEESAGASFLRRDGSVWTTDKDGIILALLASEILAVTEKSPSEQYAALTARFGEPAYARIDAPADREQKAVLAKLSPEQITADTLAGEPVRAVLTSAPGNGAPIGGIKVTTENAWFAARPSGTEDVYKIYAESFLGADHLGRVQDEAKAVVSAALGT, from the coding sequence ATGCCGCACGAACGAGCTGGACAGCAGGCGCGGCCGGAGGACCTCACCGATGTGGCCCGGCTGGTGACGGCGTATTACACGCTGCACCCGGATCCGGCCGAGCCGGACCAGCGGGTCGCGTTCGGCACCTCCGGCCACCGCGGTTCGTCGACGGCCACCGCGTTCAACGAGGACCACATCGCCGCGACCAGCCAGGCCATCAGCGAGTACCGGGCCTCGCAGGGCACGGACGGGCCGCTGTTCCTCGGGGCGGACACCCATGCGCTGTCGGAGCCCGCTCGGGTCACTGCCATCGAGGTGTTCGCCGCCAATGACGTGACGGTGCTGATCGACTCCGCCGACGGCTACACCCCGACCCCCGCGGTGTCGCACGCGATCCTCACCCACAACCGCGGCCGTACGTCGGGGCTCGCCGACGGCGTGGTGGTGACGCCGTCCCACAATCCGCCCGGCGACGGCGGGTTCAAGTACAACCCGCCGAACGGCGGCCCGGCCGGGTCCGAGGCGACCGGCTGGATCCAGGAGCGGGCCAACGAGATCATCGCGGCTGGGATGAAGGACGTGCGGCGGCTGCCGTACGTCCGCGCGCTGGCGGCGCCGACCACCTCGACGTACGACTTCCTCGGCAGCTACGTGGCGGATCTGCCGTCCGTGCTCGACCTCGACGCGGTCCGTGCCGCCGGGGTACGGATCGGCGCGGACCCGCTGGGTGGCGCATCGGTCGCGTACTGGGGCCGCATCGCCGAACAGCACCGGCTCGATCTGACGGTCGTCAATCCGCTGACCGACCCCACCTGGCGGTTCATGTCGCTGGACTGGGACGGCAAGATCCGGATGGACTGTTCCTCGCCGTACGCGATGGCGTCGCTGATCGAGCAACGCGACCGCTACCAGATCGCCACCGGCAACGACGCGGATGCCGACCGGCACGGCATCGTCACCCCGGACGCCGGGCTGATGAACCCGAACCACTACCTCTCGGTAGCCATCAACTACCTGTTCGCACACCGCGCACAGTGGCCGGCCGCGGCGGGGGTCGGCAAGACGCTGGTGTCGTCGGGGATGATCGACCGGGTCGCCGCCGATCTCGGACGGCAGCTGGTCGAGGTGCCCGTCGGCTTCAAGTGGTTCGTGGACGGTCTGGTCGACGGGTCGTTCGGGTTCGGCGGCGAGGAGTCGGCCGGTGCGTCGTTCCTGCGCCGTGACGGTTCGGTCTGGACGACCGACAAGGACGGCATCATCCTGGCGCTGCTGGCGTCGGAGATCCTCGCGGTGACGGAGAAGTCTCCGTCGGAGCAGTACGCGGCACTCACCGCGCGCTTCGGTGAGCCCGCGTACGCCCGCATCGACGCCCCCGCCGATCGCGAGCAGAAGGCGGTACTGGCCAAGCTCTCGCCGGAGCAGATCACAGCCGACACGCTGGCGGGCGAACCGGTCAGGGCGGTGCTCACCTCGGCTCCCGGCAACGGCGCACCTATCGGCGGCATCAAGGTGACCACGGAGAACGCCTGGTTCGCCGCCCGCCCCTCGGGCACCGAGGACGTCTACAAGATCTACGCGGAGTCGTTCCTCGGCGCCGATCACCTCGGCCGGGTGCAGGACGAGGCCAAGGCGGTCGTCTCGGCGGCCCTGGGCACCTGA
- a CDS encoding 4'-phosphopantetheinyl transferase family protein: MHQPIEFDPEYGSRGSLPAWPARTPALWIVDAVRHGDRAERLAPGILDAEEQRRAESFVASADRRCYVAAHVALRILLGARLGVEPRDVRVVREPCPSCGGPHGRPATDGGVHFSLSHSRDLSLLAFAAVPLGVDVEAVPGSEAAAEVGAMLHPAECRELAALPASDRPVAFARAWTRKEAYLKGEGIGLARDLSLDHLGTGPVPRPGPTGWAVADVLVPAGYAAAVAVRAAGQSPVADGQRRK; this comes from the coding sequence GTGCATCAGCCCATCGAGTTCGACCCGGAGTACGGCAGCCGGGGTTCGCTTCCGGCGTGGCCTGCCCGGACACCCGCCCTGTGGATCGTGGACGCCGTGCGGCACGGCGATCGCGCGGAGCGGCTCGCCCCCGGGATCCTCGACGCCGAGGAACAGCGGCGCGCCGAGAGCTTCGTCGCATCGGCCGACCGCCGCTGCTATGTCGCGGCCCATGTGGCGCTGCGGATACTGCTCGGTGCCCGGCTGGGCGTCGAACCCCGCGACGTACGGGTGGTCCGCGAGCCGTGCCCGTCCTGCGGTGGTCCGCACGGCCGGCCCGCGACCGACGGCGGGGTGCACTTCTCGCTCTCGCACAGCCGGGACCTGTCGCTGCTCGCGTTCGCTGCCGTACCGCTGGGAGTCGATGTGGAGGCCGTGCCCGGCAGTGAGGCCGCGGCCGAGGTCGGAGCGATGCTGCATCCGGCGGAGTGCCGGGAGTTGGCAGCGCTCCCTGCGTCGGACCGGCCTGTCGCCTTCGCCCGGGCCTGGACGCGCAAGGAGGCGTATCTCAAGGGCGAGGGCATCGGGCTGGCCCGCGATCTCTCCCTCGACCATCTGGGCACCGGGCCCGTGCCGCGGCCCGGACCGACGGGCTGGGCGGTCGCCGATGTGCTGGTTCCGGCCGGCTATGCGGCGGCGGTGGCCGTTCGTGCGGCGGGGCAGTCACCGGTCGCGGACGGCCAACGGCGAAAATGA